The DNA sequence ACCTCGTCGGCGGTGGCCAGGATCTTCGCGCCGGCGGCGGCGAACTCCTCGTCGGTGATGCTGGAGCCGACCCCGGCGCCCGCCTCGACGAAGACCTCGTGACCGTGGCGGGTGAACTCGTTGACGCCCGCCGGCGTGATCGCCACCCGGTACTCGTGGTTCTTGACCTCGCGGGGGATTCCGACCTTCACGATGCAGACACCTTCCTCCGGGGCACGGCTCACCCCCGACAGCGCGGCGCCACGACGGCTCCGTTGCCGACGCGGTCAGGTCCCGCCGGCGGCAGTCTAGGCGTGCGGACGGCGCGGGGACGCCGACACTGTGCCATCCGGTGCCCGGCGGTGCTGACGGAGTGTCAGGCATGGACCGGGCTGGCCGGTGGAGACGCCATCAGCCGACAGGACAGACTTCGGTAAATATCTTTCCACCGGTGGGGTGCCGGCGCGCACGGAACGAGAGTGGATCACTATCGTGTCCGCTCATGACCACTCCTTACCAGCAGCACCCGTACGGCGTCTCGGACAAGAGCAAGGTCGTCGCGGGCATCCTCCAGATCCTCCTCGGCGGCTTCGGCATCGGCCGGTTCTACATGGGCGACACCAAGACCGGCGTGATCCAGCTCGTGGTCACACTCGTGACCTGCGGCTTCGGCGCGATCTGGGGCCTCGTCGACGGCATCCTGATCCTGGTCAACGGCGGCGTCGACGGCCAGGGCCGGCCGCTGCGCGACTGAGCGGCGAACCGGAGAGGGGCCGCGCGGCGTCTGCCGCGCGGCCCCTCTCGTCGTCGGTGCCCGATCAGCGCGGCAGCGGCACCTCGGGGCGACGCAGCTCGGTGAAGCCGGTCTCCCGGGCGCGGGCGGCGGCGAGCAGCCCGGCCACGCAGGACGCGTTGGTGATCTCACCGGCCAGGACCATCCGGACCGCCTCGTCGAGATCGACGCGGACCACCTGGAGGTCGGCCTCCTCCTCGCGCCGGTCGTGCCGCTCCTGCGCCGGCACGTCGGCGAGGTCACGGGCCAGGAAGACGCGCACCACCTCGTCCGAGAAACCGGGTGAGCTGTGCAGGTCGACGAGCACGTCGACGCGCCCCGCGGTCAGGTCGGCCTCCTCGGCCAGCTCCCGCGCCGCCGCGGCGGCCAGGTCCTCCCCGCTGACGTCCATCAGCCCGGCGGGCAGCTCCCACAGGTGCCGGCCGACCGGGTGCCGGTACTGGCGGATCAGCACCACCTGGTCGGCGTCGTCGAGCGCCACCACCGCCACCGCGCCCACGTGCCGCACGTAGTCGCGGGCCGCGGTGCCCCCGCCGGGCATCGTCACGTCGTCGCTGACCACCGAGAAGATCCGGCCGGACCAGACGTCCCGGCGCGCGGTCACCTCGTAGCGGTGCTCGACGCCGCTCACTTCGCCACGCCGTTCTGCTCCGCCACGCCGTTCTGCTCCGCCGCGGCGGTCCGCTTCGGCGCGCGGGCCGGCTTCGCCGCGGCGGCTGCCGACGAGCCGTCCAGGTCGACCGGGAGCTGGTCGGACTCGGAGTACGCGACCGCGGCGCCCACGAACGCCGCGAACAGCGGATGGGGGCGGGTGGGGCGGCTCTTCAGCTCCGGGTGCGCCTGGGTGGCCACGAAGAACGGGTGCAGGTCGCGGTCCAGCTCGACGAACTCGACCAACCGGCCGTCCGGCGAGGTGCCGGAGACGGTCAGGCCGGCCTTGGTGAGCTGGTCGCGGTAGGCGTTGTTCACCTCGTACCGGTGCCGGTGCCGCTCGCTGACCTCGGTGCTGCCGTACGCCTGGGCGACGATCGACCCCTCGGCCAGCGTCGCCGGGTACGCCCCGAGCCGCATGGTGCCGCCCAGGTCGCCGCGGCCGGCCACGATGTCCTCCTGGTCGGCCATGGTGGCGATGACCGGGTGCACGGCCTCCTCGTCGAACTCCAGGGAGTTCGCCCCGTCCAGACCGGCCAGGTGGCGGGCCACCTCGATGGTCATGCACTGGAGGCCGAGGCAGAGGCCGAGCAGCGGGACGCCGTTCTCCCGGGCGTACCGGGCGGTGCCCACCTTGCCCTCGATGCCGCGCACCCCGAACCCGCCGGGGATCACGATGCCGTCGACGCCGGCCAGCGCGGCGGCGGCGCCGGCCGGGGTGACGCACTCGTCGCTGGGCACCCATCTGAGCTGCACCCGGGCGCGGTGGCCGAACCCGGCCGCCCGGATCGCCTCGCTCACCGACAGGTACGCGTCGGGCAGGTCGACGTACTTGCCGACAAGCGCCACGGTGATGGTGTGGCGCGGCTGGTGCACCCGCTCCAGCAGGTCGTCCCAGCGGGTCCAGTCGACGTCGCGGAACGACAGGCCGAGCCGGCGCACCACGTACGCGTCCAGGCCCTCGCGGTGCAGCACCTTCGGGATGTCGTAGATGCTCGGCGCGTCCGGTGCGGCGGTGACCGCCTCCCGGTCCACGTCGCAGTAGAGCGAGAGCTTCTCCTTGACCTTGTCCGGGATCTCCCGGTCGCAGCGCAGCA is a window from the Micromonospora sp. DSM 45708 genome containing:
- a CDS encoding CTP synthase; this translates as MAPSARTTRHIFVTGGVASSLGKGLTASSLGNLLTARGLRVVMQKLDPYLNVDPGTMNPFQHGEVFITEDGAETDLDVGHYERFLDRDLSGKANVTTGQIYSAVIAKERRGEYLGDTVQVIPHITNEIKARILGMADPDADGQVPDVVITEVGGTVGDIESLPFLESIRQIRHDLGRDNCFYLHVSLVPYLAPSGELKTKPTQHSVAQLRSIGIQPDALVLRCDREIPDKVKEKLSLYCDVDREAVTAAPDAPSIYDIPKVLHREGLDAYVVRRLGLSFRDVDWTRWDDLLERVHQPRHTITVALVGKYVDLPDAYLSVSEAIRAAGFGHRARVQLRWVPSDECVTPAGAAAALAGVDGIVIPGGFGVRGIEGKVGTARYARENGVPLLGLCLGLQCMTIEVARHLAGLDGANSLEFDEEAVHPVIATMADQEDIVAGRGDLGGTMRLGAYPATLAEGSIVAQAYGSTEVSERHRHRYEVNNAYRDQLTKAGLTVSGTSPDGRLVEFVELDRDLHPFFVATQAHPELKSRPTRPHPLFAAFVGAAVAYSESDQLPVDLDGSSAAAAAKPARAPKRTAAAEQNGVAEQNGVAK
- a CDS encoding NUDIX hydrolase, whose protein sequence is MSGVEHRYEVTARRDVWSGRIFSVVSDDVTMPGGGTAARDYVRHVGAVAVVALDDADQVVLIRQYRHPVGRHLWELPAGLMDVSGEDLAAAAARELAEEADLTAGRVDVLVDLHSSPGFSDEVVRVFLARDLADVPAQERHDRREEEADLQVVRVDLDEAVRMVLAGEITNASCVAGLLAAARARETGFTELRRPEVPLPR
- a CDS encoding TM2 domain-containing protein, translating into MDRAGRWRRHQPTGQTSVNIFPPVGCRRARNESGSLSCPLMTTPYQQHPYGVSDKSKVVAGILQILLGGFGIGRFYMGDTKTGVIQLVVTLVTCGFGAIWGLVDGILILVNGGVDGQGRPLRD